The proteins below come from a single Tachypleus tridentatus isolate NWPU-2018 chromosome 13, ASM421037v1, whole genome shotgun sequence genomic window:
- the LOC143238016 gene encoding lysine-specific demethylase 2A-like isoform X5, translating to MKGEDFSLKYLQEHGLDFPFVFKEKSGLGMRMPSENFTVNDVRQCVGSRRMLDVMDVTTQKDVEMSMKDWCKYFENTNRDKLLNVISLEFSHTRLEHYVESPAVVRQVDWVDWVWPQHLKESQTEATNAIEEMKYPKVQKYCLMSVKGCYTDFHIDFGGTSVWYHIIKGKKVFWLIPPTERNLTLYEQWVLSGKQGDVFFGDTVEKCARIELKTGYTFFIPAGWIHAVYTPEDTLVFGGNFLHNFAIERQLRIAEIEDATHVPMKFRYPFYTEMLWYVLQRYAHSVMGKNHLLCDVDGEPINLNDSSPKKEESTVNVEPTCNPHAMFTDTREIIDTKHLSPHFNLSYPHAPRVTSSKMDVKKSPSVNGKQFETSNDSKPIIMQKHLLTSYHRKSPAEIPNGELYEESEKKIIHLTQFELSGLKAVVNWLQRLPANKKCVPDLIANPEALLQDVKTLLQEHKNDNPQLACTGNSVLWWPESKKPKTKPRMTKGKSGGKITSCNSNNTRRRRTRCKKCEPCLRSDCGDCHFCKDMKKFGGAGRMKQSCISRQCVAPVLPHTACCMMCGRDGREKVNDPQDTDSASLMECSQCWEVVHPACLHEHFPELPQEGSFNDDLPNSWECPKCCRDGKPEQMKPRHIKSGRQKPPDTPRPVKVAALGAELHNLTGCENLKSNSRTCQDIGDTVKHTSGSTDVNHAKKKAKLEWINNQDKEERDGSSTQEVNILKKRQVIPSTDKDREEIIHPSPPKHKNMILEQYKHRYEELKKQATEAHVRSCATCSLNIKSSHKLAGSKLIRKTSFQSSKQLTTAFCLQLPCSLSRIAARKCLVRSLKGLRKNSEFGQCKLMKLKPSLSVNINVSGSKHDSTWIPREFTKCDVKVEKVDSNFAPKRFKATSCLKGNDEAEQRRTKRLSEDGEFSKSKQTRVEKHVPPHSPQITTLKNKANLQKSKHVVKPEPFEENLTEKKKTLKDGLNSLALKKKVMLPVFHYLSASDLFTCQLVCKTWNRWMVDPRLWTHLDFSCKKITANILMGIVRRQPISLNLSWTNISQRQLSWLIARLSRLKALVLNGCSAAAVSSLHTCYCPLLSSLDISWVEGLTDTSIRELLSSPPDSHPGFAESKTRLHKLQKVRLAGTDISDVSVRLLAHHLSLLSCIDLSNCHKVTDMGIAVLGAVKSNQLRVLNVSSCANISNTSLEALTQCSSLSYLDMRNCRQVTEDACQKFVNQSQKKLLTREEKLIERHW from the exons GTTCGTCAGGTGGATTGGGTAGATTGGGTATGGCCTCAGCATCTCAAGGAAAGTCAGACGGAAGCAACTAATGCTATAGAAGAAATGAAGTATCCCAAAGTACAaaa GTATTGTCTTATGAGTGTCAAGGGGTGTTATACAGACTTTCACATTGATTTTGGTGGGACATCAGTCTGGTATCATATCATTAAGGGAAAGAAG gtGTTTTGGTTAATTCCTCCTACTGAACGAAACCTTACCCTGTATGAACAgtgggttttatctggaaaacaGGGGGATGTGTTCTTTGGAGACACTGTTGAGAAATGTGCAAGGATTGAACTTAAAACTGGATATACTTTCTTTATTCCAGCAG GTTGGATACATGCTGTGTATACTCCAGAAGATACATTAGTATTTGGGGGTAATTTTTTACATAACTTTGCCATTGAAAGACAATTACGAATTGCAGAAATAGAAGATGCAACCcat GTACCTATGAAGTTTCGATATCCATTCTATACGGAGATGCTGTGGTATGTACTGCAACGGTATGCTCATTCTGTAATGGGTAAAAACCACTTATTGTGTGATGTGGATGGTGAACCAATCAATCTCAATGATTCTTCACCAAAAAAAGAAGAAAGCACAGTGAATGTGGAACCTACATGTAATCCTCATGCAATGTTCACTGATACAAGAGAAATTATTGATACTAAACATCTGAGCCCACATTTCAATTTATCTTATCCCCATGCACCTCGAGTAACTAGCTCTAAAATGGATGTTAAAAAATCTCCAAGTGTGAATGGTAAACAATTTGAAACATCTAATGATTCTAAACCTATCATCATGCAAAAACATTTGCTGACTTCATATCATAGAAAGTCTCCAGCTGAGATACCTAATGGAGAATTATATGaggaatctgaaaaaaaaattattcatttgacGCAGTTTGAGCTGTCTGGACTGAag GCTGTCGTTAACTGGCTACAGAGGCTTCCAGCTAATAAAAAATGTGTTCCAGACTTGATCGCTAATCCTGAAGCTCTCCTACAGGATGTTAAG ACATTACTCCAAGAACACAAGAATGACAATCCTCAGTTAGCTTGCACTGGTAACTCTGTCCTGTGGTGGCCAGAATCAAAg AAACCAAAAACTAAACCAAGAATGACAAAAGGAAAGTCAGGAGGGAAGATCACCAGTtgcaacagtaacaatactagaCGGCGACGAACACGTTGCAAGAAGTGTGAACCATGTTTACGGTCAGATTGTGGTGACTGTCATTTCTGCAAGGACATGAAAAAGTTTGGTGGAGCAGGGAGAATGAAGCAGTCATGTATAAGTCGGCAGTGCGTGGCT CCTGTACTACCTCATACAGCATGTTGCATGATGTGTGGCAGAGATGGTAGGGAAAAGGTAAATGATCCACAAGATACAGATTCAGCAAGTCTCATGGAGTGCTCACAATGTTGGGAAGTAGTACATCCAGCCTGTCTGCATGAACATTTTCCAGAACTGCCTCAAGAAGGATCATTCAATGATGATCTTCCTAACAGTTGGGAATGTCCAAAGTGTTGTAGAGATGGGAAACCTGAacaaatgaag CCAAGACATATAAAAAGTGGTCGTCAGAAACCTCCAGATACCCCAAGACCTGTCAAAGTTGCAGCACTAGGAGCAGAACTCCATAATCTCACAGGCTGTGAAAACCTAAAGTCAAACAGTAGAACTTGCCAAGATATAGGTGACACTGTGAAACATACTTCAGGATCTACAGATGTAAATCATGCAAAAAAAAAG GCAAAGCTAGAATGGATAAATAATCAGGATAAAGAAGAAAGAGACGGTTCTTCCACTCAAGAAGTAAATATTCTAAAGAAACGGCAGGTAATACCTTCCACAGATAAAGATAGG GAAGAAATTATTCATCCTTCACCTCCCAAACATAAGAACATGATTTTAGAGCAGTACAAACACAGATATGAAGAACTGAAGAAGCAAGCCACTGAAGCTCATGTTAGATCCTGTGCTACATGTTCTCTTAACATTAAGAGTAGCCACAAGTTAGCTGGCAGTAAATTGATTAGGAAAACATCTTTTCAGTCCTCTAAACAACTTACCACAGCGTTCTGTCTTCAGTTGCCTTGCTCTTTGTCAAGAATAGCAGCTAGAAAGTGTCTTGTGAGAAGTTTGAAAGGGTTGAGGAAGAATTCAGAGTTTGGGCAGTGTAAATTAATGAAGTTGAAACCTTctctttcagttaatattaatgtcagtgGTAGTAAACACGATTCAACATGGATCCCAAGGGAATTTACTAAGTGTGACGTGAAAGTTGAAAAAGTAGACAGCAATTTTGCTCCCAAGAGGTTTAAAGCTACATCTTGTCTCAAAGGTAATGATGAAGCAGAACAGAGGAGAACCAAGAGGTTAAGTGAAGATGGTGAATTCTCCAAAAGCAAACAGACTCGAGTAGAAAAACACGTACCACCTCATTCACCACAAATTACCACTTTAAAAAACAAGGCAAACCTGCAAAAATCTAAACATGTAGTAAAGCCAGAACCATTTGAAGAGAATCttacagaaaaaaagaagacattaaAGGATGGTTTAAACAGcctagcattaaaaaaaaaagtgatgctGCCAGTGTTTCACTACTTGTCTGCAAGTGACTTGTTTACTTGTCAACTAGTTTGTAAAACTTGGAACCGTTGGATGGTGGATCCTAGGCTTTGGACACATCTGGACTTTAGCTGCAAGAAAATAACTGCCAATATTTTGATGGGTATTGTTCGAAGACAGCCTATTTCTTTGAACTTGAGTTGGACTAACATATCTCAACGTCAACTCTCCTGGCTGATAGCAAGGTTATCACGACTAAAAGCTTTAGTTCTGAATGGTTGCTCAGCAGCAGCTGTGTCATCTTTACATACTTGTTATTGCCCTTTATTGTCTTCCTTAGACATCAGTTGGGTTGAAGGACTAACTGATACCTCAATTCGGGAGTTACTTTCCAGTCCTCCTGATTCCCACCCAGGTTTTGCTGAATCAAAAACCCGCCTTCACAAGCTACAGAAAGTACGATTAGCTGGAACAGATATATCTGATGTATCAGTAAGACTTTTGGCACATCACCTCTCACTGTTGTCCTGCATTGATCTCAGTAATTGCCATAAAGTAACAGATATGGGAATAGCTGTCCTTGGTGCAGTCAAGTCAAACCAATTAAGAGTTCTTAATGTCTCCTCTTGTGCAAACATTTCCAATACTAGCTTAGAGGCCCTTACACAGTGTTCTAGTCTTTCATATCTGGATATGAGAAATTGTCGTCAAGTAACTGAAGATGCTTGCCAAAAATTTGTCAACCAGAGTCAAAAGAAGCTCTTGACAAGAGAAGAAAAGTTAATAGAAAGACACTGGTGA